TCATGTTGTAATAATGTTTGCCTtaaattttatactttaaatattaataaaaagttgtttttatgTGGCATGTTCGAAACGACAACGGAATGTCAGAGaggtaaaacattttgaaataagaCCAGAGatcgaatttaagcttttttatgtactggccagccggacctGTGGACTGAAAAATCTCCTTGTCCGGTTCtaaatctactggtcctgcaaaaattacattcatttgacaaacacaaaatgttttgatttaaagtttgaATGATTTCCCTGCCATTGATTCCTCGGGTAATTTCATCTTCTTTATTCTCGTAGATTTTTTGTGCTTTTCTGATTGTTCATGACCAAGTACAGAAtctaacttaaaatttgaagatcctGTCTCCAAAAACATTTCTAATCTAGGTCTGTCACTGCATTTCccagtttgtttttatttgtactaGAGATTGCGATGCAATCAGTGATTTTATCAACAAATTTCGACTGGTCCACCTGCccaccagctgacaaaatctactggtctCGGACCACCGGACCAGTGCTAATTTCGACCAATGCCTAAGAATGTAAGAGTATACATTTGGTAATGTTTGGATTTATCATATCTTCAACGCATGTAATAAGTTTCGGATTTTGAATTACTTTGCATTGATCGTTACTTAAAGGACATTAAGTGTCGAAATGCGCATCATGTGCAGTAAAATATGTTCAATAAGAAGATTAGTATTATTACTACAACTGTGTTGATACCTTTTATAATGGATTATTATGCCaaggggtatcaccagcccagtaataaaaattaaaatcacaaaaatactgaattccgaggaaaattcaaaacggaaagtcctaattgaatgttaaaatcaaaaacttaaacacgtcaaacgaatgtattatgaataacaactgtcatattcccgacttggtacaaaatccaccattttctacatttttttaatgtagaaaatggtagattttgaacctggttttatagcttactaAACCTTTCACTTATATGATAGTCAcatcaaaaataggggtacagcggTCAACAAAGTGTTATAATcaaatcactaaaaaaaaaaaatatgtaacaaataagcacaaaatggcatatagaccaaacatataagcaaaaattaaagacaagaatacaaaaatttaccatagtacgataacacaatgacgggatgtataagtatagaGCCACGCCAAATATGTATCGAAGAAACAACAAAAgacataaagacaaagcacaatagcaaaaatgaaagactagAATAcaagaatatcataaacaattaCATAACGACAGGAGATATAAGAACCACAAgtatcttaatcacaataaaaacaaataaatatttaacaacgAAGCAAAAAAGCATAtaacaaatttaacaacctcaattcatttttttcttattttttaattctatttataTGTCTGTTGAATCAACCCATAACCGATTGAAAGTACCGAATTGTTAGATTatcaaagttatcaaaggtatcaggattataattttataacgaCAGACCGCGTTTCTTCtataagactgatcagtgacgctcagatcaaaatagttataaagccaaacaagtacaaagttcaagagcgttgaggactcaaaattccaaaaagttgtgccaaatacggctaaggtaatctatttctgggagtttttcgaaaaatgcaaagttttatgaaacatttaatttatacCAATGACCAtatataattgatgttcatgtcaacaccgaagtgctaacttctgggctggtgataccgtcgtggacgaaacatccaccatcagtggcatcgacccagtggggtaaaaagttatcaaaggtacaaggattataatttgatacgccagacgcgcgtttcgtctacataagactcatcagtgacgcttagattaaaatagttataataaagccaaacaagtacaaagttgaagagcgttgaggacccaaaattcaaaagttgtgccatatacggcgacggtaatctattcctgggataagaaatcctttGATTTTCGAAAAactcaaaagttttgtaaacaggaaatgtataaaaattaccatttaattgatattcatgtcaacaccagttttgactactgggcttgtgataccggccgggacgaaacgtccaccagcagtggcatcgacccagtggtgtaaaaagttttcaaaggtaccaggattataattttatacgtaaaacgcgcgtttcgtctacataagggagctaccatttgatttacaTGGGGGGCTAGAATGAAAAAttgttatgcattttttttagttgtaatctcataaattgtcatcctgtctTTTTCTTtggccaagttgctcatcctgcccttttttttcctcaaaaatcctgttctgccttttttcaaatttcgtcCTAGCCCCCTCCccgataaaaaatcaaaaataagactcttcagtgacgctcagattaaaatagctataaagccaaacaagtacaaagttgaagagcgttgaggacccacaattccaaaaagttgtggcAAATACGGATAAGATAAtatattcctgggacaagaaaatcctaaTTAATATTAACATTGACTGACGGAGAATCGCgcgtttgacgtcagaatgtaaacgtcacacagaaaaagatatcaaataattttgtcattcaaagtatgaaaaGAATATAGTCTATAGTTCTTTTAAGCATATTCTCTGCAGAATATAAGTTTACCTTTCATTCTTTCCGCTTGTATATATGCTTATTGTGTATTTCTTCTAAACAAAAGAGCCACGTCACTATGtataaaagaaacataaaaaggcaaatagacaaattataagaaaatatgaaagagacttgaatacaaaaattataatagaacaataacacaaaagtGGGATGTTtcagtacagagccacgtcatatatatcaaagaaacacaaaagttcCCACGTACAAAGCAacaatgaaagataatacaaacaacacaatgacgggatgcataagtacagatccacgtcaaatggatatcactaaaaaacagaccaaacagtcaAAGTAATACGAATAAAGACAAATAAgagaacactataacacgtattaagatgataaacaacgtcagtacgcagaatctatacttcaagaccactGTGactgtattatttgtgaagttgatatggaatatttataAGTAATTCATTACTGACATGGtagtataaaatatgttttaatcaaatttaatataaagCCGGTAAAATACGACGGTTGATTCTATTCAtaagttcatttgaaaaaaaaacctcttaGTTCAACGAAGTCTTGTTTCTTATTAATCTTTGTCCTTTTAGTGATTAAGCCATTAACTGTATGATTTCAGTATATTTTACTGTTATCTCACTTGTAGATGTATATGTATTGTTTTACTGACATATTATATCCATATATAAATCTTACAGAAGCATTTTCTGTGTGCAAAGGCAAAGCTTTTTGGCCATTCTGAACCATTAATTATAAACGTCACTTCAGACAAAAAAGGTTCATATTGCCCTTGTTTAAGTTTTCAATGCTTTTTATTCTTTCAAATCCTTATTGTAATGTTTCTAACGACAATTACTTGTTGTCCTGTTTTGTTCACTTTGATTTATCTTCTCTTAGTTTTTCCTCTGAATTTTGCTTACTGTTATCGGTTGTTACACTTCCATTTATTGGCGGACTTTAAATTCCTTACAGACAAAAAACAGGGAAACAAATACCAATGAGATAACAAACGGAAAACGCCATagctgaaatgaaaaaaatatcaaaaagacaaacatcagAACAAAAATACAAGACATCAAATCCAATAAAgccacacgaaccccaccaaatacaAGAGGTAATCTCGATTCCATATGTGTTGCTCATGTAGGTACACCGTTGGCGAAAAGGCTAAATTGGTATAGGTCAAATAAGACTATTTAGCGGATTTGTTATGACATGagtaacatgacgggtgccacatgtggagcaggatctgcttacctttctggagcacctgagatcacccctagattttggtggggttcgtagtgcttattctttagttttctatgttgtgttaagtgtactattgtttgtcttttagccatggcgttgtcagtttattttcgatttatgattttgattatccctctggtatctttcgtccctctttcacagTAGAAGAAAAGAGGACGAGATTATGGATATGACAATTGGAACATTTCTGTTGTCATCTGTGCAACAAATTTTCCAGAGCGTCCAGCCAACTCGTAATTGGGTCCGTAAATTTTTAGACGGGATGATACCAAACTCACCACTTGGAaatcttggtttaaaagcttccaaGAAGACATCAACTCTttttcaaggaaatcatgataggaaatgcaagcggtgctgaaatgttgctacataatAATGGAAAGTTTATAATTGGGAACtcgaaataatttgtttttgtcataaagttttgttctTATCTGATTATCGTGTCAATTTCTTGTTTCAAATCAAAACTAGAAGCACAGCTAGTATCCATGGGAATGCAAATTGTTCTCCctacgtaacaaatatgttgtcgatgaggaaataatttaattttggatttaaGGCGTCTTCTGATTGACTGACGTTGTAATGTTTATctgctcatagacataattttgtcatgtgaccgtgacgtcatcaacgtttttttcatggtttactccggtttaaaatggaatttagaattaaattaaaagaaatgacgGGTTATTCactgtgcaccacattttttttatgttatttcgaatagacagaaaaaatattacagtaattcaTTAAATGAAGCATACTGATAATGTTAGATTCGAagtactttcttttttttttttttttataaatcagagCAATAATTTACAATGTACGATTCCCCCTTAAGACAAAGTACTTGTATCTACGCTGGTCCTTTTTCTGAGACAAAGTTAAACCAATCAAATgcataataatattattttttataaatttcactAGTCTGTTACCAAACACGTTTTTTCCATGAATTGTCTAAGAAAAATAGTGCAATTTTGGCACAACTTGTATCCTAAAAAACTGAACGCTgaccaaatatttttctcaaaaAACCAGCATGGTAAATCTAAAAAAACAGGTAAATctacaaaaacagaaaaaagtcTATCCGAAGAAATATTGAAGGAAGATCCATCTTTATCGACAGCCAACATCCCTAATTGGTTGATCGATCAAATGTGATTTTGTCTCAACTCACTATAGCTACATGTTTTCGCGGTCTTCGATAATTATATGATCAGATATTTCGTAATTTCGCCGACTTTCTTCTGTTACCGATTGCAGTATTTTGACTGAGTGTGGATTCCTATGACATGAAGAATCCATAGCGGAAGCACCCGGCAATCTCGTTACAATTTGGGTTCATGCAATTTCCTCAGTGTTTTGTATGCTACCTTGATTTGCTTCCTCTAAAACGATGTCCGGGAATTGAAAACCGCGAGACTAATAATGctttaattgtgaactttccatttctaagtagcaacattccagcagcacctgcatacggggtatatatctcccaattgatacgatattcccgtgcttgcatttcctatcattattttcttgatagagggttgctgctcacaaggtagctattaaaccaagagttccaaatggtgaagttgaaatcattccttcgtaaattttacggacgccatcacgagttggttaaccgttatggaataaccgtatcacaaatgatatcggatatgttccttacgttgtaactactatccccttcccttttctgaatgtgacctaccgaattagactatttaccggatttgttatcacataaggaacacgacgggtgccgcatgtggagcaggatctgcttacccttccagagcacctgagatcacccctagttttttggtggggttcgtgttgtttattctttagttttctatgttgtgtcgtgtgtgctgtggtttgtttgtctttttcatttttagccatggcgttgtcagtttgttttagatttatgagtttgactgtccctttggtatctttcgtccctctttcttaATTTATATTCAAAATCTGTTCAAATTACTCTTGTTGTAGCCATTAGATACTTGTCAGGTGACAATCTGACGGATGGAAAAACACACCCAAATTAATATGTTtcaaaacattatataaacacCAAAGACGCAATGCTAATGAATAAGGTTGTTAAATGTTATAAatagtagtgttgtcaaatcgtacaaaTTTGCCTAaacggttactcggataatcgatCAACCaattaaccggttaaccgattTTTAAGTTGATGTGTGAAGGCCTTATTTATCCCacacatggattttttttatgatacgaGGAATTTTAGTTTGTCTTTTGGCATAATGATTCTCATTtgtgaggattcctggcgaagtttgacttttaatccAATACCACCGTGTCTACTATGTaaatttagattgaaaaattaaaaaaaaccttcttcATCTCGTCGAATTGAAAATGTATGAAACCAATGATTCTGTCATTTCTCTTGATGTCTTATAAAAGTATTTGTTTCAACTTGAAATgattaatatataaaaagaagatgtggtgtgattgcctgTTACTCGTACCATCAAGTATACATTATTTACATTCACCTGATTTGCTTCCACAAATTTTTTAGTTAGCATTTAGTTAGTATGACGCaatattggataaaaaaaatacaataattaaacaaatcgtaaaatttaatccgattactgatttaaagttactgtttaaaaaaaaccatgtatatatattatgtttactTTAGATCTTGCCCCGAGTTGATAGAGAATTTGTCTAAGACTAATTTATTTGATGTGtaattaacaatagcaatcaataatCTGGACAACTGattttcaaattaattattaTGACGATGAATAGGACACAATtgtttaatgatttcaatacacatttatatcaaatctattaaaattgaaaaaagtccggATAACcggttaatgagacaactctccatccaaggaacaatttatataagtaaaccattataggttaaggtacagtcttcaacacggagttttggcttacaccgaacagcaagctataaaggaccacaaaaattacaagtgtaaaaccattcaaactagcaaaaccaacggtctaatctatatgcctttttgtgcttcttttgttacatatttgtttgattttatagtgatttagattataccacaatgttgactgctatatcccaattttgacatttttacctattatgtctgtttgttttgttcacgcatcgttgtcaatataatggaatttgatgcgctgtcatacaagtgagaggtttagcttgctataaaaccaggtttaatcaaccattttctacataagaaaatggctgtaccaagtcaggaatatgacagtagttatACAtcagtttgatgtgtttgagcctttgattagggactttccgttttgaattttcctcggagtttagtatttttgtgattttaatttttaatagtaATCTGTTGACGGAATTCGTCTGTTCCTAAATTGCAGACATGTTCTTTGTGGTTCATAAACACATGCATTATAAGAAAATTAGAACATGGTACATAATGTTCTAAAGTGTAATGCACCGAtgttgataattttgtatgatCTTTGATAAAGTTTTATCACACAACATATTGTAATTTTAATCAAACTATTTACACATGTGCAATATCAAAGGtttatttattcataaatgataataaaagatACAATATTTGAGTAGTTTTTTGGGTTGTTTTCAAAGGATAAGTCGTTAAGATGTTTCGGAAAATATTTGTTATCCTCTTTGTTCCCTTCACCATTGGATTTTTGTTGGACACAAACAATCCATAGAAACCAAGCGAGACGTACATGACTGTTTCCGATTTCTTTGACGCtaaaacaatttttcaaaataGAATGGACCAAAATCACAAGGAAACTTCCGATTTACGCCATGATGTAGACTCAAAGTTAGCTTTATTGACGTCACAGATGTAAGAAATGTTTGTTTCGTTGCAAAATAAAACCAAACACGATAATGTACAAAACGCAGCAAACGGCACACAGGAACTGGAGCGGAAATATCAAGCACTTTGGGAAAATTACACTCATCTTCAAAATAAGCTTGATGAGATACAAATGAATTTTACCAAGGAACTGGCACAGTGCAAGAATAAAATTATGGGACATGAGAAGGAATTATCGGATTTAAGGACTCTAAAAAATATCCAGCCTTTGCGTGATGTAACCATTGTAAAGAACCAGCTACAATCTGTTAATACGGAATTGCATGCTCTGAGTGTTAGCGATCATGCTAGAAGAGAAGATTTTCGGGCATTATACAATTTAACTGTCAATGGACAAAAAGATACACAAGAGCAATTAAGGGAGCAAAATGTGTCAATTGCTCAACGCTTTTATCATTTTGGAAACCGCGAACACGCGTCCCTTGATATGCTGAATAGAAAATTCGAAGTCCTTATAGAGAAAAAACACAACATGACACAAGAAAAACAGAGAAGCCAAGACAGGATGCTAGAAGATTTAAAGAGAAATGTTAACTTAACATTCACTAATCT
The window above is part of the Mytilus edulis chromosome 6, xbMytEdul2.2, whole genome shotgun sequence genome. Proteins encoded here:
- the LOC139526095 gene encoding uncharacterized protein, which encodes MFVSLQNKTKHDNVQNAANGTQELERKYQALWENYTHLQNKLDEIQMNFTKELAQCKNKIMGHEKELSDLRTLKNIQPLRDVTIVKNQLQSVNTELHALSVSDHARREDFRALYNLTVNGQKDTQEQLREQNVSIAQRFYHFGNREHASLDMLNRKFEVLIEKKHNMTQEKQRSQDRMLEDLKRNVNLTFTNLQLQISNNGDKVAMTACVSYHHSLSAGIVLKFGDIRTHVGILNDNLSSFRSSGKFTCQKEGLYRISSWMLSDTDIATIGIYRNSNNLAKVYITYDSDSDTSAGTGTAVVTVELQVGDTVYVKAENNMQCLMI